In Benincasa hispida cultivar B227 chromosome 8, ASM972705v1, whole genome shotgun sequence, the sequence TGTGTTCTGCTACTACTCTTATCAgtatcagaattttatcagaacatgtaagttcaaagtttaaagtttaacatcagaattttatcagaacatgcaTAATTGAGCTTAGAATATTATATGGTTCAAGGTTCAAATTTCAAAGATTGAGAAAGCGAGatgttgagagagagcgagtttatgagagagagcgagattgagagagcaagtttgagagcgagattgtaagagagagcgagattgagagagagagcgagattgagagagtatgaattATCCATTTTGTTACAAGCATGaggattgagagagtatgaagtcaTTGTAACAAAATATGAATGTAGTTTGGAAGCTTCTCAAGGAGATTTGTCTGTGCTTCTCAAAGTCATCCTAAACACATCATACTTTTAACATCCTACCTATTGTGGCATTCAAGTtgattgaaaacaaaataatgaTCAGAAAACAAACATGAAAGTTTTGATCGGGCAGGTAATAGCTTTACCACATGAAGTCTCGAATGAATAACGCTCGTGGAAGCACAAGACCATTTCCAATCAGGGCAAGAAGCATTGTGAGAGCTGATAAGCCTTTAATGTTCTCAGGATTTAGATAATTAGTCCACTGAACAAATAGTATATGATGGTTAGTGGTAAAATAAAGATGAAGATATATACTTTTATCATTCTAAGAGTTTAAACAGGATAAATACCATTTGCGAAACCGGCATCTACATAAAGAGGAGGGTTGTTGTCCATCCTGATAATGCTCCGACAACTTTCACACCTTTCTCAGGAAGTTTTCCTGCTCGTGCCTGTAAATCTTACAATGACACTTTTAAGGGATTTTGAACTAGATCGGAGTGATAACGTTTTTAGCAACACCATGAGGAAAGATAGTAATCTTGGTTTCAGATCTCAATTTCACACTATCCCATTTAATAACTACATACATCTAAGAAAATTCGTTGTCTAGAAGAATTTAGTCCAATTTTTACATCATTATTAAAAGTGATTTAATCCTCAAAACATGAGATTTCTGTGCTGACATATTTCATTAAAAGATTAGCAAAtgcaagaaaaaaacaaaatataggcAAGAAAAAATCTACCAAAGCAACTACTAGCAGTGCTGCAACCAAAGCAGTTACTCCAGGCAAGATACTATTTGGTATGAATGGAACAAAAGTAGACCACATAAcctgcaaaaaataaaaaattgcaaaaccaaaattccatctCTTTGAGACAAATTTTActattaaatgttatcatctcTTGAATGAAGCTGGGCTAGAAGAGAAATTACCTGAGGGAGAATAGAAAATCCACCAACAGTGATAAAGTCTTCCCAAAATTTCAAGATTTGTACAGGAAGAACATTAAAGTAATTCATAAAGTTTATAAGAAGACCAGAAGCCACAATAGCCGACGTGGCTGCAAAATAAGGCAGGGGCATTGCCCCTACTATTGCAAGTTAGGCAAAAACTATATATGTTGTTACACATATCTCAATCTTCATATGTGTAAAAACAATGACTTCATACTCTTTCAATcctcatacttgtaacaaaatggataattcatactctctcaatatCGATCTCTCTGAacatcttgctctctcttacaatctcgctctctcttacattctcgctctctcttacaatctcgctctctcttacaatctcgctctctctcataatctcgctctctctcaacatcttgctctctcaatctttgaactttgaaccttgaaccatataatgttctaagctcaattatgcatgttctgataaaatttTGACAATGAACTTGAACTTTGAACATacatgttctgataaaatttTGACACTGATAAGAGCATTAGCAAAACACATCCAAAAccaattatacaatgaatgtttttacaGAACACATACTTGAAACAAAATGGATAACAAACAAAGATTATACAATGAATGTTCTTTCAATTGGATGTGttgtataattaattttggatgtGCTCTGTTCTGATActgataaaatttaattatacaatgaaaagagcagtagccaggtgttctgataaaattctaatactgaactttgaattttgaactttgaactttcataaaaaatatatgttcaattataccatgaatgtttttacatacataaaagataaattaatgtttttacaaagaataaaaaaaacaattgtcCTCTTCACTTCTCTGAGCAACATGTGATGGACAATTGGGCTGTTAACACCATATCAACGTCAACAAATCGCCCAAAAACAGTTCTCTTGAACATGGCCAACTGCGTTGGCGTGAGCTTCTCTTTGACAATCTTGTTTGCATTGGCAATGTGGGCCAAGCTGGTTACTTGACTGGGAAATCTGTCACCTTCAGCTATTCTAAAACGTGTagccatcttaaatcactcctgcatttattaaaaaattcaatcagtaaactccttcagaaaaaaaatgtaaaaaaacattatatttaaatctCGTTAGAATGGATCTCGCAAGCATCGCTCTCGCTAGAATGGCTCTCGCTGGCATCGCTCTCGCTAGAAttgctctcgctggtgtcgctctctccaatgtcgctctctctcacaatctcgctctctcccgtGTCGCTCTCTCCGGTGTCGCTCTCCCTTATCTccctcacattctctctttttactcgtcttcaaccataacacatcgaaaaccagaaaaacaaacaaaaaaaaccataggttcactTATCTCTCCAGCGTCGCTCTACtgatttcactctcacttatctcgctcacaaactctttctactcgtcttcaaccataGAACAAatccaaaaccaaaaaaacaaacaaaaaaaaccatattgaaagaaagattTACCGATAAGATTCGATTGAAAGGCGGAAGTAGAATCGTTTGCAAGCCGGAAATAGTTTTTTTTCGTTTATGAGCAATACAGCCGTCAAccttggaaaatttgaatgaataatAGTTTAGTTTTGGTAGATTTTCTCAGTAAAAAGGTAAGAATACGAAGTAAAGGCAAATTAAGTAATTTGGTAGGGCGATGACAtcagcagagggtcaattgacattattttttaaaaaaaatggtcatttgacattttaggcccaatttttgggtcatccgtacaaatttccttttttttttttttctctttttcggGTCGTTATGTATGAACatgttttttaattgaaattctGCCCATTCCCCAAAATTTATGGttatttattcaaatttatttttcttcaatgaaaataaaagaaaaataacccatataattaaataaggcttttttttttttggatttaaaTCGTATCTactcaatgtttttttttttttaagaatatcaCGTGTATTTAAATAAAGATATGGAACATGAAAAGCAACCTTGaaaatcaatcaaaataaaattgaaaagacaGAACCTAAATCAAGTGTGGAATATTATGTGAAAAGGAAGTAAAGGAAGATCACATttgattttattgaaattatattATACATCTTTATACCTGTCACATGTATTTCTATTCCATCTTTATACCCTCTTTTTGGTATAAATTTTGATTTCGTGTTAGTATTAATGTATGTAATAGTATTGTTGACCatattatttacataaaattatCACACACATAAAGATAATAGAGCCTGTTTGAATTGACTAGAGAaaaagagtatttttttttctaaaaagtcattaaactcttttgataaaaactattttaaaataaactttgaaTGTGTTTCAAAAACTCAAACTACTATGAGTGAGTGTCAAacacatcaattttttttcaaaattaatcatTTAGAAAGTTAATCCAAACACATAAAATCAAGGTTGTATTCATCTTTGTACACCCCATCTACCTAATTATCCAAACATTGACATGTAGcgaacttttttttctttttttcttttttaaaagtatttttatttttatttgtttatagatcaatttttttattattattatggctAACATATTGTTTTGATTTATATGCTttaaagtttgttcaattttagttctcatactttcaataaatctcaaatttagtTTAAGTTAATATTTACCGAaagtgattaaataataatgataattttcatccaaaacaataaaatatgtaaatatgtTCTCAAAATTTATTGTGAAAATGttatagataataaaaaaaattatataaaaaatcaacaataaactaatattagggactaaatttaagatttattaaaagtaaaagGACTAAAAATGGACCATTGAAAATACaggaactaaaattgaacaaatttaaaGTATGAgaactaaaatagtattttaatctAAATTGGAGTAGGTATAGATGCAAAATTCTCCCTTTTCgatataggaaaaaaaaatcctttcaTACATGGATAATACTTACCTCGACACAAGGCCATTATTGCTCTAACTAATTTTCTAAAATGCGTTACCTAGTGGACCACCTTCATTAGCCACTAGAATCGACTGTCAAATAGTTTCCCAAGCCGATTAAAAAAAGGTCTACAACCAAAGAAAGCTAAAGCAACTCAACTCAAATCAAGttgagttggattgggttgaagtTTTAAAGAATCAGTCTATTTTATTCTACTTTTCGTTTAACGTGAGCTAATTTAGTTTAACCTTGtatataaatatgtatatatttttaggaCTTCTCTTTTCTCATCTTTCACCACCCGCCAACCCTTTATCTATGACTTCTCGCTATGACTCTCTCGTACATTTAATGTCCCAATCTTAACGtctctcttgctctctcgaATGTCTCCTTCTTGAACTTCACAATCAATTCAAAGTTTGAACTTCAATCAGTAATAACAATGTTTGTGCGCCCCTTCATCCAACCCATAAATTCGAGTTGGTCAAGCGGTGGTCAGAAATGACCTctaactcaacccaacctaaaCCGAAGTTGAGGGTCATGTTGCCCACTACTCTACCAACTCGAATATTTcaggttggtccaaaaaatggTCAGATCTAACTGCATCTGATCTAAATCGAAACTATAAGGATTGGGTTTTGTCTTTCATTCCTAACCCTCTCGAATTTTCGAATGGATCCAAAAGCATCTGTATAATCTAACATATGTACAACCCAATAGGTAATAAAGTAGACCTATATAAACAATCTACATAAAAGATCTTTGTGAAGCAAGTATTTCCAACTTCTTGACATTTTCAAATTGCGGATACAAAATTTACATGTATAGTATACCTAAAGAATAGAATCCGTCTCAACCAAGGCATGTGCAAGCCAATTCAAGCTCTTCAAATAGACTGAGCTCAGAGTCTCAGACACATCttttacacaaaaatacatTAAACCCCTCTATAAAGCACTATAACATAAACACTACTCTCCTCAATGCTCTAAAATGGAATAATAAACCAACAAAACTTTTACTTTGAGGCTCTTGGTGCAGCCATTTCTTCCTCCTACATCGCCTTCCTCCTCTCTTTTTGCTGCAACCAACTGTAAATGATATCGCTACCAGCACGGTTGAGCGAGCATGGAGGGACTGAAGAAACCGAGGCAGCCGACTTCTCGAGGAACTGCCTCTGCTTCTCGTCGGCTATGCAAAGCAAGGAATCAGCACATACTTCTAAGGCCGATGGGGGCGGGGTTGGCCTGAAGTCCAGAAGCTTTGAATACTCTGTGATGAGGTGAAACATGTAAGAATAGACTGTGTCCATGTTCAAGCTCTCCATGAAATTCTGTGCCTGTCGTCCTATAACCTCGGCCTGTTGTGAACATACATTTTACACGTATCATTCTTAACATAGTCTCATTTCGCTCAATACTTCCCCCAATTAAAACCAATGGAAATTCTTTCGAACATATTCTAAGGGTAGATTTGGTTCATGATTTTAATCCGTTTAAGTTTGTTAAACATGGAGTTTGGAAAGCTTGAACttgtataatatttatttaggcATCGCttaataaccatttggtttttagtttttgaaaattaagtctattttcttttaatatctTACCATGGTTTCATCTTTCTGAAGTAAAATAGTTGAATACTTagccaaaatctaaaaacaaaagcaaatttataaaaactacttatttagtttttaaaactttccttagtttttgaaaacattggtagaaagtagataacaaatcaagaaatttagaggcGAAAAGGGTGAtgataggcttaattttcaaaaactaaaaaccaaaaccaaatgattactaGATGGGGCCTGAAAGGTAATAGAAAAAGCATGAAAGTATTATGTATTTTTCGTTTAGAGTAAACAAACCCACGTATCAGATGTAGAATCAACTTCTTAGTAGTATCTACATAAAGCTAACTTATGAACCAAACATATTTAAGAGACTTCAACTTTTAGACTTAATCTTAATTGTGGGTTTATAATTTGTATGATTTGGTACATACTATAAAGGTAGGTTTCATCAGTGAGTCTAACATCTTACACTTAAGAGTTCAGTGTTGACTAACAAAAAACAATCACCAACTTCCAGATTCACAGATTCAACCAAAAACCTTTTCTTCTCTATACAGTCCTAATGCAGGAAGAAGAGAGGTAAAGTGATAAGCATGAACCAAGAAAAGAAGATATGGAAGTTCGAATTATACCTCAGGCAAATGAGTATTTCCCCAGTCAACAGCATGCTTAATAGACTCACACATGTTAGTGAAGGGGATGGGccaatagttcttcaaaggatCAAGACCACGGCTGAAGAAATCTTCATATTGAGGTGAAATAATCAAAGACATTGAACCACAGGAAAGAATGTACTTCAAGCTCACAGACCAAGCAAACCCTTCAGCATAGATCTTATACCTGCAGATACAGACAAACATATGGTCTGGCATGTCTATTTCTCCTGATAACTTAACAGTAAAGATGTTTATGCtttggtttggttcggttttaTTTGACCATGAACAGAACCAACTTTTCTTGTAAACCAATTCCTTCTAATCAAACCAAtcagtttgatttaattttctCGATTCAGGATTGTTTGGCATAATTTTTCAGTACATAGTTTCGGccctaatttaaattaaacattcgAACCTTGACGTATTATGAGCTAAATTAATGTTGGGTTTCCCACCTTTCCAGCCAGgtgtttgattttctttttcttttttaggaaAAAGAATCAATAGCCCAAGGACTAAATTCGGAAGCATAgatacatatatgatatgacaTGGACACGGCGATACacgttttgaaaatttaggacACGGGTCCAATAAAGACatattgattaaaatatacattttttcaaAGGAAACTATGAAGGAAATTAAAAGCCAACGACTTTATGCATTTACATgcttaaaaaattagtttgatgtatgtcGTTATCATACTTTATTAGTTGTCTTATATGTTCTACTTAGTATATTAGAATATTCAACAAGTGTTTGATGCATGTCAAACAAATGTTGGTCCTACTTTGATTGTGTGCAACTAGTGTTTAATACATTTATTGCACTAACAAGTGTTTTATACATATCCAACAAGTGTCCATTGTGCAAGTGGCCAACACATGTGAGACACAAACATGCTAGCCAAACTACTAAAGAGGCGCATTTGAGGCaaggagttggttattatagtcttaggttATCATAGTTGcgttataataatttgtgttcgaggtgtagattattttagtttgagttaaaATAATATGTGTTgaggtgtaaattattttagtttgagaatgaaatagtaaatactatagcaaaggataaaaaaatgatgaatgtaaaatagtaaaaactaaagcaaatgagagttttgaaatagtgttgactgtagctaattggagactacaaaatagtatttactatagcAAGAGGTGATTATTATAATCTTAAGATAGTTCTTATTCCAAACGGCCCCTAAAGTGTCCATCCTTCTAaggcccaatttttttttttttttttttaaataataatcatgaagtttttttttcttcttctaattaagtatttaaactttacaaaaaaaaaaaaaaataaataattttagaagTTTCGGGGCCAAAacgaaattaaataaaaacaaatatttttttcgtTTGGTCCGGTTTATTTTGGTTTTACAAAACATagaccaaaccaaaccaaaccaataAATTCGGTTGAATTAAAATCTCTagttttttgtttcaattttaatttgcaaGGGGAAAAAGCATCCTCACCGGTGGTTGCATTGGTTGGATAGCTTGGATTGCTCAAAACCAGCTTTTGCTTCTTGTTCCCAGTCCTGCCATCAAACAGATTGGTTTTCTCAGCTCAACAGTAATTCAATAAAATCGTTTGTGTAAaatacaaaaatgtaaagaaagaaagaacttGAAGGTTCCAGTTTCAACCTGACGCATGATCTGAGCACCCCACTTTCTTGAGTGATTGCAATTCAGCAACTCTGTACGAGCAGGGGAATCAACATCTGGATTTCCCTTCCAATAAGCTCGAGGGTACTTGTCCGACCAACTTAAGTTTTTCGAGCCTTTCTTGATATCTTCAAACTCTTCCCTCCATGATCTTAAGTTCACTTCTGGCCTGCATCAGATTCCCACATCCATTAATGAAAATATAACATAAGTTTTCCCATCACATTACATACATCTGTTTGAAGAAAAATGCCAACCAAGACAGAGAGTTCCAACAGTACTATGATCAAATTGCTTCAAAAGAACTTTTTCTAGGGTGGTATATAATAATAGAGTTTTCTAATACCTTCAGCTTATCTAGTTTCTAAATCTTAAAAACtttctaataagtttcaaagctctcaattttatgtctaatagatcTCATACTAACTCTATAAACCATGCTACTCGGTGTATTATTTAAGCACTACATAGCTCCCTATGCTTGGTATGTGCTTTTTAGAATACAGAGAGTAGATAAATAGTCTCTTTTACACTATATTAAAAGTTGagtctaaattataaaaaatgctcCAAAACTTTAtcatttgttttgaaaaatactCCTCAATTTTCAACAGTTGTAATATTATCTTTGAATTctataaacatttcaaaattactatttaGGTAGAAAATTCGTTAGAATATCGGATGAAAAATCGATGTGTCTGAATGTTGTTCTTTTATACTTTTTCAAGTACCCTAGTCACAACTACGTCTATCTTTTGTCTACCATTCAAAAGGATGTCTAATTCAAATGTAGTTTGAAAAATTTATGAaacatcaaaagaaaaaaaaaaaagaaaagaaaagacaaagtTTAGGAGTAAGTTTTATAATTTAGATAAAACTTTAGAACCAAAAGTTGTAGTTCAAGGAtgagaaaaatcaaattatcaAAGCAGTGAAGGGATCTTAATTATAAGCCATACATACCATCCCCAGAAAGACCAATCGGGAAAAGGAATGTCAAAATGAGCCTCAGTCGTGCAATACCGAAACAGAGGCAACGGCATGTCCTTGTTCTCAGTCCGATTGATACTCGGTTTGTCCATACAATCAAACATCATATCCACATCCGGCACCATTCCAGGGAATCTTCTAAGCAATTGAACCAAACCCCAGATCGTGAAAATCGCCCTGCTCTGCACACAAGCATAGTACATATCAACATAAAGCCTACCTTCCACGATCACAACACGAAACGCCGCAAATTTCTGAGCTTCATCCAAGTGGGTCATCGAGATTCGGGTCCGAGCCCATGGATCCAGATCGTGATGAACCCACCGGAAGAATTCAGGGCATTTGGGAGCTGAAACAGCGGAATGCAAAGGGAATTTAGTAGCATTGTTGGTGACATAGCGGCAAGCAAGGTAAGAACAGTGGATGATTTTAACGGTTCTGGCATGGCGAGTCTCATCGCTGAAGGTCTTGGGAGGGAACAAATGCCATGGGGTTGGATCCAAGTTGTGGCCAGCTACAGTCTTGGTTTGAGCAGCGAAGTCATCCACCTGAAACAGAGCAAAGAAATGAGAAATGGGGAAATTAGTAAGAAAAGATGATGGTGACGCCCACCAGGTGTTTGACAAAATGCGGCAATGAAGAAATGGAGTTTTGAAGACCTTGTAACAAAGGAGGAAAGTGAGGGAGAGGAAGGAGATGGCGAAGACGGAGGGGAGGAGGTGGGAGGGGGAGCGGGAAGAGGAAGGTCTAGGCGGCGGAGCCATGGCGGAAATGGGAGGATTTGCATTTGTGACTGTGAGAGAAGAGGGAATTGGGAAAGGGAATCGGAATTTAGAAAAAATGCCTAATTTGGAAAGATGACTTTTTTAGAGGCTCACATTATGGTTTGTGTCCGTTTTTTCGGTTGAGATTTGTCTTTTTCTTTGTCTTTCATCAATGAAACTcatcttataaaataacattaaagTTAACATATTACTTTTGTTTTTAAGCTTTTCAAATGTCTATGTTAATGAGTTCAATAACATGAGGATTaagagatttgaattttgagttaaCTCTAAAAACTTATCTTTTATTTGGATTACATGTTTCAATTCACTTGTATAAAGACGAATTTACTAATCAACATTGGTCAGTCATACGACAGTGAGCTTATTCTCAAACTTTGTATGCATTTTCCACATTGACGGATCCATAAATTTTGTTGATGGTGagctttatataatttagtaaaaataaatataatgaatGGGTTTTGAACCTGGATTTAAATGGGTCTAAAATGTAAGTTTACCATTAAGCTAGCTAGTAGTTTTGATATTAAGGCAgttatgcatatatatatagaacATAAAGTCGAGGGAGGTTTGTACTAAATCCTCCCTTGATTCCCATCATGCTATAAGAGCCGATCATGTCTAAAGTTATTAGTTGTAAAGAGGAGATGCTAAAAGTAGcactaaaagaaaattgagcAATTTAGATCTTGAAAACTAACAGGAAAATTGCTAGTTAACAGATACAAGGTGTTCGTCCTAGTTATTATGAACGGATCTGTCCAATTAACAGAGAAATTAGTGTTGAATTTATCACATCACTAGCAATTTTATGCAAGGATTGGTAATCGGGGATCTCTAAAATTCTATAATACAAAACttttaggaagaaaaaaaaagtgatgatGCTTTATTTATGATCAAATTGAGATGAATGTTATATGCTAGTGAGAGAAAACTCTTTGGCATTAAATCTAAGTATCCCAAAAGAATTGATGTGGTTTTAGCTTGATACTATCAAATaatattcttaattaattagtcaaattatgtttaaattgatcTACGTATTTTATATttcccaattttaaaaatatttattctagtttctaaactttctaaaactaactattttagtgtttttttcccttttactAATTGGATGAAGtgttttagtgttttttttcctttactaATTGGATGAAGTAATTTGGAATATGCATTtctattttcatataaatatacatTGGAGCCATATAAATTGAGGCTAGTATAAAGTGGATGAATGGtgataaaataataacaaaaacaaaaatagatcttcatttattattattttttttaatttcaagatCAAGATTGCACATACGGAGTTTCGAGTCTTGATAtagactaaaattttaaaacattcaGCAAGTGACCACTATAACAAGGTAAGTCATGTACTCTCAAGTCGAACAGACAAATAGTTGTACAAGATCATAATACATCGCAAAATGCAATCATATGTGTTTGAAAATATAGGACTAAACTAGAATTAACCTACaagcaaaaatttaaatattgatatcATGATTTCAATTTATAGATAGATAAATAGATA encodes:
- the LOC120082750 gene encoding O-glucosyltransferase rumi homolog yields the protein MAPPPRPSSSRSPSHLLPSVFAISFLSLTFLLCYKVDDFAAQTKTVAGHNLDPTPWHLFPPKTFSDETRHARTVKIIHCSYLACRYVTNNATKFPLHSAVSAPKCPEFFRWVHHDLDPWARTRISMTHLDEAQKFAAFRVVIVEGRLYVDMYYACVQSRAIFTIWGLVQLLRRFPGMVPDVDMMFDCMDKPSINRTENKDMPLPLFRYCTTEAHFDIPFPDWSFWGWPEVNLRSWREEFEDIKKGSKNLSWSDKYPRAYWKGNPDVDSPARTELLNCNHSRKWGAQIMRQDWEQEAKAGFEQSKLSNQCNHRYKIYAEGFAWSVSLKYILSCGSMSLIISPQYEDFFSRGLDPLKNYWPIPFTNMCESIKHAVDWGNTHLPEAEVIGRQAQNFMESLNMDTVYSYMFHLITEYSKLLDFRPTPPPSALEVCADSLLCIADEKQRQFLEKSAASVSSVPPCSLNRAGSDIIYSWLQQKERRKAM